GAGATAAAACAACCCTCGAGTTCAGAATCAAGGCCAACGACAGGCTGGAGAACGGCATATACCCGCTCAGGATAGAGCTGAAGTACCTCACCGAACCGAGCGAGGAAGAGATAACCGACGAAAGGCTGGTGGGAATAGACGTAACCGGAAGGGCGCAACTGATACTCTCAAAGGTCTCAACGTCCCCTGGCAAGATAATCCCCGGAACCGACAACATCGAGGTTGATTTCCAGGTGGACAACGTCGGGACCGGGACTGCAAGGACAGTGATAGTGAAACCAATGCCGGAGTGGCCCTTCTCGCTCAGCGAGAGCAGCGAGCAGATGCTCGGCCTCGGAAGCCTGGGGAAAGGCGACTCCGCCCAGTCATCCTTCAAGATAAACGTCGCCAATAACGCCAGTTCGGGAACCTACGAGATACCGCTGCTCGTGACCTACACCAACGACCTCGGCATAACGAAGAACGTCACGCTCAAGGTTCCGGTCATAATCGGCGCGAAGCCTAACATCGAGGTGGTCGGGGTACGCTTCGACCCCGAACCCCTCCAGGGAGAGGCCGTCAACGTCTACATCAAACTGAAGAACACCGGCGGCGAGAAGGCTACAAGCGTTCTCATCGAGGGCGTCGTGAAGGCGGATCAGCCCTTCAGCCTGGACAAGAGGACGGATTACATCGGCGATCTCGCCCCGGGGGCGGTCGGGGAAGGCGTGATAGTCCTCAAGATAGACAAGAACGCGATACCCAAGGACTACAGCATAGGACTGCGGATAAGGGCCGTCGGTGACCCCAACCAGGGGGACGACAACGTCTACGTCTTCGAGAGAACCGTCGTCATGACCGTGGGGGAGAACACGAAGACCGAGAGCAACCTCAGAAACCTGGCGATCGCCATCGGGGCCCTGGTGGTTGTAGTGGTGCTCTACACGTACATGAGGGGCCGGAAAAAGTGAGCGGGAAACCTTTAAACGACCTTTGAAGAAAGAAAGAACACGGTGGGAAAATGAAACTCAGATACATAATCGTCGGGCTGGCACTGGTCTTCATCGTATGGGCCGGGTACGTTGTCTACGCCGCCTCGACGCTGAGCCCGTCGATCAACGCCCAGTGGGGCTACGTGGACGAGGAAACAACCGAGATATGGATAGACGCAAAGCTCAACAGGCCCCTCCTCATCCCCGCCTCGATAGAGAACGTGACTATAGAGTTCACCGGGATACCCATCGCACGGGTCGAGAGGTTCGACTACAGCGCAACCGGCAGCGACGTGAGTATGGTTATGGCAATCGATAACCACAACCTCGTTCGCTCCCTCGCCAGGTACCTCGATGAGGGACAGCGGGGCACGGTTCTCATAACCCTCCACGGGAAGCTCCTGAAGGTGATACCCGTCGATGCGGACATTCAGCAGGAGATAAGTGAGAACGTGCTGGCGTACCTCAACTTCACCGCGGAGAGCAAGGAGCTCGCCGGAGGGCTAGTCAAGAGCCCTGCGCTGGTTGAGACGACCTTTGACTGGGCCGGTGAGAGGGACGGAAAGGCCGTTATCACAGCCCACATGAAGTTCTACAATCCCAACCGGTTCCCAATTCCGGTGAGCAACGTGAGCTTCGACGCCTACGCCAGCGGTATCAGAATCGGCTACGGGAAGACCATCAAAGGGGCAATCATACCAGCCAACGGCTACGCAACCATCGACGTCGAAACCTACATCGAAGAGGACTCCCTGCCGAAGGTCTGGGAGATACACATCAAGAGCGGTGAGGTCAGCAAGGTCAGGGCGGATATATTCTTCGACCTGAACGTTATGGACCAGCACTACAGCGTGAAACTCGCCAGCTACGAAGAAACCATCCAAACAGACATAATGGGCGAGCTCAACAGGATGCTCGGGGATATGCTCGGATGAAAGTTTTTAAGGGGCCTTTCTTTTTCCCTCTCTGGTGAGAAAAATGAACGTGAGAGAGATTCACGAGTTCCTCAACGAGATGTGGGAGAGCATATTCACCCTCAACGAGGAGCTTAAGCTCGAGCTCCCGAGGGAGGGCTTCAGGGTAGAGGACGTTGAGGAGGCCTTCGGTGCATACCTCTTCCTGGACGGCGAGTGGAGGCTCATGAAGTACCCGCACCCGGCCTTCGAGATAAAGCCCCAGATTGAGGTTGGCGCGACGCCGGAGAGCTACTACTTCGTCGTCGCGGTTCCAAAGGAAAGGATAAGCGAGAACTTCGTGGGCCTGTTCGTTGAGATATTCCCAAGGAGCTTCATATACGGCGCCCAGGATTTCCTCAGCGACGTATACAACTGGAGGCGCGACGGAAGGGTCTCCCCAACCGAGATACTTGAAAAAATCGAAGGGAGCAGTGAAAACCTCTTCCAGTTCGAGGCGAACTTCGGGAGCGCCGGGGCACTGAAGCAGGGGATTCTGAGGCTGATAGACCTCGGGAAGCGCTTTGAAATCTTCGACCTCTGAGGTGTCGCCATGAAACCGGAGGAAGCATTTCCTGAGGAGCTCAGGGAGTACTACCGCGGCCTTTTTGGGGAGGAAGCGGAGGATATAATGGCATCCCTCAGAACGCCGGTGGAGAAGTACTACATCCGAGTGAACACCCTGAAGACGAGCAGGCAGAGGCTCATGTCAATCCTCAGGAAGGAGGGCCTCAAGCCAAAGCGAAGTCCCTACCTCAAGGAGGGGATATACTTCGAGCGCGAAGGCCCAAACTTCCCGGACGACTACGAGCCCGGTCTCCCTGTCGTCCGCGCCAACAAGTTCGCAAGCGAGAGCGTCTATCAGGGGGCGATGCTCTACGCACCAGGGGTTCTGCAGGCGGACAAAAAAATCAAGCCCGGTGACGAGGTCGAGATACGCGACCCGAGGGGGCTTCTCGTCGGAATAGGCATTGCCAGAATGAGCGCCAAGGAGATGATAGTCTCGACAAGGGGGCTGGCAGTTGAGGTTACCCTGCCGAAGTTTAAGCTGCCGAGTTTGAGTGAGCTGGAGAGCTTCAGGGAGGGCCTCTTCTACGCCCAGAGCCTGCCCTCGATGGTTGTGGCTCACGTTCTTGAGCCGAGCGAGGAGGAGCTGATAGTGGACATGGCGGCCGCTCCAGGGGGCAAAACGTCCCACATAGCCCAGCTCATGCAGAACAGGGGCGAGATAATAGCGATGGACAAGTCCAGGAACAGGCTGAAAAAGATGGACGAGGAACTGAAGAGGCTCGGCGTAAAGAACGTTAAGCTGATCCACATGGACTCACGGAAGCTCCCGGAGCTGGGAATCGAGGCGGACAAGATACTGCTCGACGCACCGTGCACCGCCTTAGGAATAAGACCGAAGCTGTGGGAGAGCAGGACGCCAAAGGACATTGAGGCCACCGCACGCTACCAGAGGCACTTCATCAACGCCGCCATAAAATCCCTCAGGAAGGGCGGCGTTCTCGTTTACTCGACCTGCACGCTGAGCTACGAGGAAAACGAGGCCAACGTGAAGTACATTCTCGACAAAGGTTTAAAGCTCGAAGAGCAGAGCATCTTTATAGGTTCGAGTGGTATGGGCATAGATGAGGTTCAGAGGTTCTATCCGAACAGGCATCTGACCCAGGGCTTCTTCATAGCCAGGTTCAGGAAGGTGTAGGCATGGACTGGAAGAAGTACTCCCTCCTGGGCCTCGGTCTGCTCATAATAATCCTCCTGGTCTGGTGGGCCGGCCTAAAGGACGTTATCGAGATACTGAAGGGCGCGAGGCTGGAGTACTTCGCCCTGGCCATTCTGGCCTACGTCGCGGCCGTCATCATGTGGGCGCTGCGTTGGCGCGTCCTGCTAAAGAGCCTCGGCATAGACGCCCCGTTCAGAACCATAGTGGCTGGTCTCTTCGTCGGGGTCTTCATAAACAACGTAACCCCCGGCGCCAGGGGCGGCGGCGAGCCCGTCAGGATGTACTACATCTCCAAGCACACGAAGCAGCCCTACGGCCACGTCTTTGCGACCATAATGATGGACAGGATAATGGACGTCATTCCGGTCGTCGTCATGCTCCTCCTGGCGACAATCTACGTCTACAACCTCGGTTCGTTCTCGCTCACGCTGACGCTGCTCCTCCTCGACGTATTCTTCGCCATAATAACCCTCGCCACCGTTGGAATACTCCTGAGCGAGAGGAAGACGAAGAGAATCCTTTACTGGTTCTACCGCCTCTTCGGGAAAATAACGCCCAAGAAGGCAGCCAAGTACGAGGAGAAGTTCGTCCACGCGGTTGAGGTGAGCGTTCCCCAGTTCCAGGAGAACTTCAAACTCCTGATGAGGCACAAGGTGGCCTTCACGCTGTCGCTGATTTACTCATTCGCCTTCTGGTTCCTCGTCCTGCTCCGCTCCTACTTCATCTTCATCAGCATAAACAGCCCGATAAAGCTCCTCGACGTCATGGTCGTCCAGATGATAGGCATAGTGGTAGGAATGTTCATGATAATCCCCGGCGGAGCGGGAATAATAGAGGCCATAAACTCGGCCGTTTACGTTCTTCTGGGCATAAACAAGGAGATAGCGGTGACCGCAACGTTGCTGGAGAGGCTGATATCCTACTGGGCGCCGACGGCGATAGGAGGCGGTATAATGACCCACTTCGGCATCAAGGTGAGCCAAGACAAGAAGAAGCTGGAAGCGGAGGACGACAATGATATAAACGATGAACCCCAACAACGAGTTTGACGGTGTACATCATGGACTGGAAAAAAGGTGTTTTTTTCATTGGGGCCCTTATAGTCATAGGCGCCCTCATTAACTGGGCCGGAGCCCAGGGAATAGCCGAAATCCTCCGGGATTCGGACGTTAAGTACTTCCTCCTCGCCATCCTCGTTTACGTTCTCACCCTGGTCGCCTGGGCGCTCCGCTGGAAGGTTCTTCTCAAGGGGCTCGGGATAAAGGTCTCGTTCAGGGCAGTTTTCTCAGCCATATTCGTCGGAATGTTCTTCAACAACATCAGCCCCGGTGCCAAGGGGCTGGGGGAGTTCATAAGGGTTTACTACCTCGCCAAGAGGGTGAAGAGCCCCTACGGGCCGATGACCGCGAGCGTTATGATGGACAGGATTCTGGACCTGGTCCCCATCGCGGTGATGATGATTGTGGCGACCCTCCACGTCTACTGGCTCGGCGAGACCGGTCTTACAATCCCCATAATAATTCTCGATGTGGTTCTCATGGCTTTCTCCGCCCTCGTGATATGGCTCCTCATGAGCGAGACCAGGGCCCCCGGGGCCGTCTGGTGGATTTACCGGCTCTACTACAGGATATCCACGGGAAGGGCCGAGAAACGCAAGGATTCCTTCCGGAACATTGCGGAGGTGACAATTCCCAGGCTCCAGTCAGACTTCAGGATTCTCTCACAGGACAAGATAGCAACCGCCGTGGCGCTCTTCCACTCCTTCGTATACTGGGGGCTGACGATACTCCGCTACTACCTCGTCTTTCTTGCAATACGTTATCCGATAGCCCCGATGGACATAACCGTCGTTCTGATAGTGTCCATGGTCGTCGGGATGTTCGCAATAGTACCGGGAGGGGCCGGAATAATAGAGGCCGTCAACTCCGCGGTGTTCATCGCCCTGGGAATAAACCCTGAGTACGCGGTCACGGGGGTTCTCCTGGAGAGGCTGGTATCCTACTGGGGGCCGACGGTTGTAGGCTCCTTCGTGACCGCTGGCTACGAGGCCGAGGTTCCCGAGGAGGAGCTTCTGCTCCCCGCCCCGGATGAGGAAACACTGAAGAAGAAAATGGGAGAGGAAAAGAGAGGGGAAAGGGATGGGTCATGAAGTTCGGGATAGTGGCCAGAAGGGACAAGAAGGCGGCACTCAAGCTCGCCTACCGCGTCTACGACTTCCTCAAGGTCAGCGGGTACGACGTCTGCGTGGACAGCGACACCCACAGACACCTGCCGGAATTCGAGGAGGCGGACGTCTGCCCGCTTGAGGACTTCGACGTGGACTTCATCATCGTTATCGGCGGCGACGGGACCATACTGCGGGTCGAACACAGGACAAAGAGGGAGATACCGATCCTCGGAATAAACATGGGTACGCTGGGATTCCTCACGGAGGTCGAGCCCCACGAGGCCTTTTTCGCCCTCAGCAAGCTCATAGAGGGGGACTACCATATAGACGAACGCATAAAGCTAAGAACCTACCTCAACGGGGAGAACACTGTTCCAGATGCCCTCAACGAGGTGGCGATTCTGACGGGAATCCCGGGAAAGATAATCCACCTCAGGTACTACATCGAGGGCGGGCTGGCGGACGAAATCCGGGCCGACGGCCTGATAGTCTCGACGCCGACGGGCTCGACAGGCTACTCAATGAGCGCTGGCGGTCCCTTCGTTGACCCCCGCCTGGACGTGGTCGTTATAGCCCCCCTCGCCCCCATAGCGCTGAGCTCCAGGCCGATGATAATCCCATCCTACAGCACGATAGACGTGAGGAACCTCGCCCTCGAGAGGGAGATAATACTCGCCATAGACGGCCAGTTCTACACCTACCTGAAACCCGAGACAGAGATAACGATAAAGCTCTCACCCAGGAGGACAAAGTTCGTGCGCTTCACGGACGAGGTCTATCCAAAGTACACCGCAAGGCTGAAAAACAGGTTTTAACCCTCCGGGCAGGCAACTCCCCAAATCCCTTCAACACAGCCATCGGGAAAAACATCACAGGGGTTCGAATTCTTTGAGTAAAAACGATTTTTCGCGGGGGGAGATAACCGCGTCGTCCACGAACACCATGAGCGTAGCGTTGAACGCCATCAGGTAGTCCTTGACGTTCACCAGAAACTTGAAGACCGTCCTGAAGTCGTTGTAGAGCAGGAGATATTCCACAGAGTCTATAACGACGACGGATCCGGGATTCCGCTGAACGAACTGGAGTATGCTGTCCTGAAGGAGGTGGAGGGCTGTGGGGGGGATACCCCCGGAAACCTGAGTTATCCAGACCGCCTCAACGTGGCCCCTGTTGAAACCTTCGTACAGGTCAGGGGCGCGGGTAACAGCAAAAATCGGAAAATCGGCACTTTTGAGAAGCTCTATGATATCCGCAAGCCTATATTTGGAGAAGATAACGTAAGCACTCATCGATAGTGGGGACTTACCCGGGGAACTGCGAACCCGAACTTTCGGCTTTGAGCCAACCTCCACGGCAATGGACGGCATGTACCTTCTCTCAACCAGTGTAATGTAATGCACCACCGAGTAGATAACACCGAGTATGGAAACGAAATAGAGGGCCCATTCAATGGCATAAAAAGTATCCCCACAGCAGAAATCATCGATAACGTCAAGGAGCCTCCCGACCTCAGCAAGCAAAAGAAACAGGAAGGAATATTTTATCAGAATATTAAGCTCCGAGTCATACTTACCCATACGGCGATACAGAAAGATCACAACGTAACCAATCGCGAGCAGAAGGACGAGGTCCATACCCAACGTGTACCACGGAACTATCAACCCCATACTACCTCCACCTCATCGGTGCGGAACTTCTGATGCACCACGGTGTCCTCCAGCGAGAAGCGCACCCCCCCGCGGTACATTCTCAATCCGGTGTAGGCGATCATCGCCCCGTTGTCCCTGCAGAGGTCGTAGGGCGGAACGAAGAAGTCGATACCCCTGTCCTCCGTCATCGCTTTCAGCATCTCGCGGAGGCGGTTGTTGGCGGCGACGCCGCCGACTAGAACGACCTCATCCTTGCCGGTGTGAGCCACGGCCCTCTCAGTCACCTCGACGAGCGCCGAAAAGGCAGTCTCCTGGAAGGAGTACGCTAGGTCCTCCACGCGGTACTTCCCGGTTCTGTACTTCCTAACGGCCTCCGTGAGTATCCCCGAGAAGCTCAAATCCATCCCCTTAACCGCGTAGGGGAGCTCTATGTACCTCTCTCCCACGAGGGCGAGTTTTTCAATCTTCGGCCCACCCGGGAAGCCTATTCCCAGCTCCCTCGCGAAGGTGTCTATCGCGTTGCCTATGCCTATGTCAAGGGTCTCGCCGAAGACGCGGTAGCGGCCGCCTTCAAGGGCAAGAACCTGCGTGTTCCCGCCGCTGACGTAGAGGCCGACGGGGTCCCTAACGCCGAACATCTTGGTTATCTCCACGTGGGCGATGCAGTGGTTGACGCCGACTATGGGCTTCCGGTATTTTATCGCCAGCGCCCTCGCCGCCGTGGCAACGACGCGGAGACACGGTCCCAGCCCCGGCCCCTGGGAGAACGCTATAACGTCAACGTCCTCCATGTCTATTCCAGCCTCGCCAAGGGCATTTCTGAGAAGGGGCTTTAGAAGCTTCGAGTGATGTTCAGCCGCCTCCTTGGGGTGTATTCCCCCCTTCTCCGTCGTGAGAGTGTGGAATACGTTGGCCAGAACCTCTCTCTCGGTAACGATGCCTATGCCGAGAGTGTGGGCGGTACCTTCTATACCGAGCGCGATCATAGCGTTCTCAAATGAACCTAAAGGGTATAAAAGGCTACCGGAATTGAAACATGTACCGGAGTGACCTCCTCCCCGTCCTAAAGGGCGAGGCTTGTGGAAGAAAAAAGTCAAAACGCTATCCCCTCGCTAGCCAGGCGAGGGCTTTGGCGGCCCTCTCCGGGGTCGGGAAGTTCTTGACCCCGCGTCCCTCCAGCAGCTCAACCCCGTCCCTGACGAGCTCTCCCGCCATGAAGTTAACGATGACCGGCTTGTCGCATTCGGCCTCGATGATGGCTCTGGCTATCTCCTCGCTGGGCAGGAAGATGGGTGGCACGCAGATGATGAGGAGGGAATCCACGTTCTCATCCTTGCAAACGACCTCGATGGTTCTCCTATACCTCTCGTAGTCGGCGTCGGCTATCAGGTCTATCGGATTCCTCGTGGAGCACTGGGGCGGAAGGAATGAGCGGAGTTTGTCGAGGGTTTCATCACCCAGCTTAGCCATCTCAAGGCCCAGCCTTTCGAGCTTATCCGTTGCGAGAACACCCGGGCCGCCGGAGTTGGTAATAACCGCCACGCGCTTTCCAGCCCTGGAGTACATCTCGAAGGCCTTGGCAGCATCGAAGAGCTCCTCCATCTCCTCGACCTCGATGGCACCGGCCTGCCTGAAGGCCGCTCTGTAAATCTCGTAGCTCCCAGCGAGCGAGCCGGTGTGGGAAGCCGCAGCTCTGGCCCCACCCGCGCTCTTGCCGGCCTTGAGGATTATGACAGGCTTTCTGGCCGTCGCGTAGCGGAGGGCCTTCAAAAACCGCCTGCCGTCTCTAACGCCCTCGATGTAGAGAGCGATGACCTTTGTGTTCTCGTCGTCCGCGAAGTACTCCAAAAAGTCGCTCTCGTTCAGGTCGGATGCGTTTCCATAGGAAACGAAGGCGGAAAAACCGATTCCCTCGTCGTTGCCCATAGCTAAAGCCGCCCCTCCGAAGGCACCGCTCTGGCTGATCAGCGCTAATCCCCCGGGCCTAACGCGAACCTCAAAGGAGCCGAAGAACCGCCCGTGGACGCCGAATATTCCAGCGCAGTTGGGTCCGATGAGTCTGATGCCATGTTTTTTCGCTTTTTCAACCAACTCACGCTCAAGCTCCTCGTTCCCAACTTCGGAGAAGCCGGCGCTTATGACGACGGCGCCCGTGATCAGGGGGCCGATTTCGTCCATGAGTTCCGGAACGAACTTTGCCGGAATCGCGATTATGGCTGTGTCAACGGTCTCGTCGAGCCTCTCACGGATTTGGAGGGTCCTCCCGGCGACCTCAACGGTTCCACCCTTCGGGTTGACTGGGATTATTTCACCCTCAAAGCCGCCCTCCACGATGTTTCGGAGAATTTCGTAGGCTATGGCCCCCTTTTTGAACGAGCCGAACACCGCAACGCTTGAAGGGTAAAAGAAGTAATCCACATCACCACCTCCGGAAGAATCTCCACAGGCAATAAAAAAGCTTATTGGTTCGTCGCCCAAGGTACCCCCATGAGGAAGAAGTACAGAAAAGTCGTCGTCGGCGGAACCTTCGACAGGCTTCACCTGGGGCACAAGACCCTGCTGAGGAAGGCCTTCGAGGTGGGGGAATACGTTTACATAGGCCTGACATCTGACGAGATGATCAGGGACAAGCCCCACGCGGAAAAGATACTCCCATACGAGCTGCGTCTCAGGGATTTAATCAAGTTCTTCGAGGTCAACGGCTACTCCGGCTACCGCATTATCAAAATTCACACGGCGATAGGCTTCGCAGGGGAAATGAAGGGCCTCGAAGCCATAGTCGTGAGTGAGGAGACCTACAAGGGTGCCCTGGTGGTCAACCGGGCGCGTGAGGAAAACGGGCTGAGACCGCTTGAGATAGTAACCATCGGCCTCGTGAGGAGTTCCCTCGGCTCCAAAATCAGCTCCTCCCTCATAAGGGCAGGCCTCATAGACCCGTTTGGGAGGCCGGTTTCCAGTGGAAACGAAACTCCCCGACGGAAAGACGTTTAAGCCCTCGGGTAATAACACCTACGGTGATACCAATGTCGAAGCTGAAGGAGCCGATTATAGCGATTAACTTCAAGACCTACGCCCAGGCCACGGGCGAGGGCGCCCTGAGGATAGCCAAGGCTGCCGAGAAGGTTTGGAAGGAGACTGGGATAACCATCGTTGTTGCGCCACAGCTGGCCGACCTCTACAGAATAGCCCAGGAGGTCGAGATTCCCGTCTTCGCCCAGCACATTGACCCGATAACGCCGGGCAGCCACACCGGCCACGTTCTGCCCGAGGCCGTGAAGGAGGCCGGAGCGGTGGGAACGCTGCTCAACCACTCCGAGAACAGAATGGTTCTGGCGGATCTGGAGGCCAGTATAAGGCGCGCCGAGGAAGTCGGACTAATGACGATGGTCTGCTCAAACAATCCAGCCGTTAGTGCTGCGGTGGCAGCACTCGGGCCGGACTACGTTGCAGTCGAGCCGCCAGAGCTCATAGGAACGGGTATTCCTGTCAGCAAGGCCAAGCCGGAGGTCATCACCGACACCGTCGAGCTCGTTAAGAAGGTCAATCCGGACGTCAAAGTTCTCACGGGCGCGGGAATAAGCACCGGCGAGGACGTCAAGAAGGCTTTGGAGCTCGGAAGCGTCGGCGTTCTCCTCGCGAGCGGAGTTACAAAAGCCAAAGACCCAGAGAAGGCGATAAGGGATCTGGTGTCGCTGATTCTCTGAGCCCTTTTCAACTTTTTCTGGAGCAGAATGGGCTTAAGATTTATAAGTGGAGACTCTGCTTTTTCTATCGGGCAGCCCCGTGGTGTAGCGGCCAAGCATGCGGGACTTTGGATCCCGCGACCCGGGTTCGAATCCCGGCGGGGCTACCATAGAAACTTTGCCTTCGCAAAGTTTCATCAAAGTTCGTAGCTCCTTTTTGAAGAGTTAAGTTCTCGGTGATTTTCTCTCCAAAACTGCTGTTTTAAGGGCGAGGGCTTGCCAAATTGCTCTCTGTGCGAGGGTTTAACTCCAAAATAGACGCCCGTAGGGCGTCAAGGGGAAGTAAACCCCCTTTTAATGGGCTTCTTTAAAGTGTTCTCGCTTGAAAAATGGCAATGAAAACGCAAAATCCTTCACTATTTGGAAGTTCTTTGTGGTGAGCTACTAACTTTTGGTGAAGCTTTTCCCAAAAGCTTCAAAACGCAAACTCCTCCACGCCAAAGCTCTCCACGACCCTCTCGAAGTCCGTCTCCGGAGCGTAGGTAAAGCCGCACGTGGTGCACTTCAAAACCCCGTTCTCCTCGCTCAGCGGTGAGAAGCAGACGGGGCAGCGGTACTCCTCGCGGCTCAGCCTATCGTAAACCTCGTCCTTCATGACGAGCAGGTTGAGCTCGACCTCCCAGTCCTCGTGGAGCATTCCCCAGTAGGGAGTCTCAAGGGGATAAAAATCCTCAAGAATCAGGGCGTTTATTCCGATGCCCCTGATTCCAGGCGGTAGCTTGCCGGTCGGCTCTATGCTCACCACGTACTGGTCGTAGAACTCGATGTTCTCGGCGCGAACCGTCAAGCCGTGGGAGAGCCTTGAACGGAGGGGGATCACCTGAAGGAAAAGGCTTTCCCTCTCAACGTCCCAACTGGCGCTTACAGAGACGCTCCCCTTCGTGAAGAACTGGGTGATGTAGCGGTCGTCCCTCTCTTCGCCGGCAAGGTGAAAACCCAGCTTGCCCATCGCCCTTCCAAGGAAGTTCGGCCGGGGGAGCTTCCGATAGTTGATCAGATACTCCCCTATCCATCCCGCGAGGGGCATAGAATAGCCTATGAACACCTGCCTCTGAACCCGCAGGTAGGCCACGCTGGGGAGCAATTTGAACCCTGGGTTCATTCCCATCAAAGAAAGAGCGGCATAATGATATATATGATTAACGGAAAGGCTAGGAGCCGAAGAACTCGTCGAGGCTTATGCCCTTCTTTTTCTTCTTCATGGCGGCCTTTTCCTTCTTGACCGCCTTCTCGAACCCCTGCGATGGCTTTATCTTCTTCTCAGAGCGCTTGGAGGCCTTTTTGGATTCCTTCTTTTTCTCGGCATTGGACTTCTTCTTGAGCTTTCCGTTCGCCTTCAGCTCGTCGAGGTAGCCGTTTTTGCCGTTGGACTTTCCGGTACGGGCCTTTATCATCTTCTCGCAGACGTCGGCCGAGAAGCCCATCAGCGTTCTCTGCCTCTCAGGAAAGACGTTCTCGAAGAGTGTCTTTATGTCCTTCTCCGTTATGCATATCCTCTGCCTCGTGTAGTCGAGCACGTTGTACTTCGTAACGAGCATCTTTGCCGTGGGGAGGTACTTTTCTATAGCTCCCTTGCTGACCGTCAAAACGATCTTTCCGCCGCACTTGGGGCACTTGCCGGCCAGCGGAGGCCTTCTGTACTTCGTATTGCACTTCACACATCGGAACTCCTGCCTCGTGAAGCTCCTCAGGTTGCCCCTCAAATCCGGAACGAGGTGGGAGTTGATTATCGTTTCAGCCACGTGATGCTCATCAACCGCCCGTATGCGCTCCGCCAGGGCCAGCTGGCGCTCCACCTTCTCAACCATGTCGCCGAGCTGTTTATACAGGCTCATCTTCGGGCCGAGACCGATGTCGTCCGTATCGTGGGTAAACTTCAGACCCTCGTACATCTCCGGTTTGCCGAGCCTGTCCTCAACGCGCTCGATGAACTTAATCTCCTTCGGAGACTTCATCTCGTAGGTGGCGCTGTAGAATTCCAGAGGGTAGTAGCGGACGACGTCCATGTTGTGGACCTCGCTGTCAACCTCGCGCGGGTCGAGACGGGTCGTTACGACCAACGGAGCGTCCATCTTGCCGCCGCGCTTCTCAGGGAGGTAATACTTGCTGAAGTTGAGCAGGGCATCAAGGAGGAGCATGACAGCGTCCTCGTCACCATCGCATTGGTGTGTTACGATACTTTCATTAATCAGCACGTTGTGGTATTCTTTGGCATTAAGAGAGAACACAAAGTCATCCTTGGGTTTGACATATTCAACACGTCTGACTTTCAAAAGCCAACCGTTTTCTGATGAGTACCTGTCAGTTCCTGTAGATTTCTCCTTTCCGGGATGAAGAGAGTACACTGAGTTCTTGCGCTCGCTGACAAAGCCAATCTCCT
The DNA window shown above is from Thermococcus celericrescens and carries:
- a CDS encoding bifunctional N(6)-L-threonylcarbamoyladenine synthase/serine/threonine protein kinase, which codes for MIALGIEGTAHTLGIGIVTEREVLANVFHTLTTEKGGIHPKEAAEHHSKLLKPLLRNALGEAGIDMEDVDVIAFSQGPGLGPCLRVVATAARALAIKYRKPIVGVNHCIAHVEITKMFGVRDPVGLYVSGGNTQVLALEGGRYRVFGETLDIGIGNAIDTFARELGIGFPGGPKIEKLALVGERYIELPYAVKGMDLSFSGILTEAVRKYRTGKYRVEDLAYSFQETAFSALVEVTERAVAHTGKDEVVLVGGVAANNRLREMLKAMTEDRGIDFFVPPYDLCRDNGAMIAYTGLRMYRGGVRFSLEDTVVHQKFRTDEVEVVWG
- the tpiA gene encoding triose-phosphate isomerase, with protein sequence MSKLKEPIIAINFKTYAQATGEGALRIAKAAEKVWKETGITIVVAPQLADLYRIAQEVEIPVFAQHIDPITPGSHTGHVLPEAVKEAGAVGTLLNHSENRMVLADLEASIRRAEEVGLMTMVCSNNPAVSAAVAALGPDYVAVEPPELIGTGIPVSKAKPEVITDTVELVKKVNPDVKVLTGAGISTGEDVKKALELGSVGVLLASGVTKAKDPEKAIRDLVSLIL
- the coaD gene encoding phosphopantetheine adenylyltransferase, encoding MRKKYRKVVVGGTFDRLHLGHKTLLRKAFEVGEYVYIGLTSDEMIRDKPHAEKILPYELRLRDLIKFFEVNGYSGYRIIKIHTAIGFAGEMKGLEAIVVSEETYKGALVVNRAREENGLRPLEIVTIGLVRSSLGSKISSSLIRAGLIDPFGRPVSSGNETPRRKDV
- a CDS encoding eL43 family ribosomal protein — translated: MNPGFKLLPSVAYLRVQRQVFIGYSMPLAGWIGEYLINYRKLPRPNFLGRAMGKLGFHLAGEERDDRYITQFFTKGSVSVSASWDVERESLFLQVIPLRSRLSHGLTVRAENIEFYDQYVVSIEPTGKLPPGIRGIGINALILEDFYPLETPYWGMLHEDWEVELNLLVMKDEVYDRLSREEYRCPVCFSPLSEENGVLKCTTCGFTYAPETDFERVVESFGVEEFAF
- a CDS encoding DUF835 domain-containing protein — protein: MGLIVPWYTLGMDLVLLLAIGYVVIFLYRRMGKYDSELNILIKYSFLFLLLAEVGRLLDVIDDFCCGDTFYAIEWALYFVSILGVIYSVVHYITLVERRYMPSIAVEVGSKPKVRVRSSPGKSPLSMSAYVIFSKYRLADIIELLKSADFPIFAVTRAPDLYEGFNRGHVEAVWITQVSGGIPPTALHLLQDSILQFVQRNPGSVVVIDSVEYLLLYNDFRTVFKFLVNVKDYLMAFNATLMVFVDDAVISPREKSFLLKEFEPL
- a CDS encoding acetate--CoA ligase family protein, with the translated sequence MDYFFYPSSVAVFGSFKKGAIAYEILRNIVEGGFEGEIIPVNPKGGTVEVAGRTLQIRERLDETVDTAIIAIPAKFVPELMDEIGPLITGAVVISAGFSEVGNEELERELVEKAKKHGIRLIGPNCAGIFGVHGRFFGSFEVRVRPGGLALISQSGAFGGAALAMGNDEGIGFSAFVSYGNASDLNESDFLEYFADDENTKVIALYIEGVRDGRRFLKALRYATARKPVIILKAGKSAGGARAAASHTGSLAGSYEIYRAAFRQAGAIEVEEMEELFDAAKAFEMYSRAGKRVAVITNSGGPGVLATDKLERLGLEMAKLGDETLDKLRSFLPPQCSTRNPIDLIADADYERYRRTIEVVCKDENVDSLLIICVPPIFLPSEEIARAIIEAECDKPVIVNFMAGELVRDGVELLEGRGVKNFPTPERAAKALAWLARG